One segment of Deltaproteobacteria bacterium DNA contains the following:
- a CDS encoding serine/threonine protein kinase: MRKKVGNRYEVIEEIGQGGNAFIYKAFDTYLKRYMALKILKAKSATTELRTHFLHEQQIMAGLQHSNIVQVFDCSDPQKQVPYYVMQYIEGQSLQTLATTQKLPESVLVALISEIAAALAHAHSKNIGHGDLKPANVLINNDGRVVLIDFNNAQPNNTNSIEVNTSAHDSSLIGTLDYLAPEQIRNKETNLSSDIFALGCVAYCAATGVSPFAHDDEVEIMRKILDGEYRPLSELRYDLSAVFTTLVTGCLQLECEKRFNALQVMHICEQWLCAHGTTAFRVLNKFLS, from the coding sequence ATGCGAAAAAAAGTTGGAAATCGCTACGAAGTAATCGAAGAAATCGGTCAAGGTGGTAATGCATTTATTTATAAAGCTTTTGATACCTACTTAAAACGTTATATGGCACTTAAAATATTAAAAGCCAAAAGTGCTACTACCGAATTACGCACGCATTTTTTGCATGAACAGCAGATTATGGCCGGATTGCAGCATTCAAATATAGTACAGGTTTTTGATTGCTCCGACCCGCAAAAACAGGTGCCATACTATGTAATGCAGTACATAGAAGGCCAGTCGCTACAAACGTTAGCTACCACCCAAAAATTACCAGAGTCTGTTTTAGTCGCGTTAATCAGTGAAATTGCGGCAGCCTTGGCACATGCACATAGCAAAAATATAGGTCATGGAGATCTTAAGCCTGCTAATGTTCTTATTAATAATGATGGGCGGGTGGTTTTGATCGATTTTAATAATGCCCAGCCAAATAATACCAACAGCATAGAAGTGAATACATCTGCGCATGATTCTTCGTTAATTGGCACGCTTGATTATTTAGCTCCTGAACAAATTCGTAACAAAGAAACAAATTTATCATCAGATATTTTTGCGCTTGGTTGTGTGGCATATTGTGCCGCTACTGGGGTTTCACCTTTTGCTCATGATGATGAAGTAGAAATCATGCGCAAAATTTTAGATGGCGAATATCGACCATTATCAGAACTGCGCTATGATTTATCAGCAGTATTCACCACCTTGGTTACTGGTTGTTTGCAGCTAGAATGTGAAAAGCGTTTTAACGCGCTACAAGTAATGCATATTTGTGAACAATGGCTATGTGCTCATGGCACCACTGCATTTAGAGTTTTAAATAAATTTTTGTCTTAA
- the nagZ gene encoding beta-N-acetylhexosaminidase → MAKPIRNLLAALVLAALLPTISYAVQLPAPGEPVDVEKILASMTIEEKVGQLLMIGFGGTKINRQITHWLVKRHAGSVALFSRNIVNFEQTARFTRELHELTKDNIPIFLSLDQEGGNVVRVKDGAMVLPGNMALGATRSSVLAYVAGQALGVDLRLLGFNMNLAPVLDVNSNPSNPVIGIRSYGERPELVGKLGAWFVRGQQEQGIVAVAKHFPGHGDTTTDSHFSMPSVKASMQRLQQIELHPFRRAMNAGLDAVMTAHIALPRIAETADTPATLSHVVLTDILRKRLDFDGLILTDGLEMQGIIARYGAGRAAVMAIKAGADMTMVLWMPDMKEEVYQTLLAAARSSEISKQRLDESVRRILMVKAKRHLFDRKLEPLNDLLSQRNENPIHTRVAERIARESVTLVRNNGNLLPLQPIPYRRVLVVAPPGPFLQRMAKQRNIVTFKVPYVPNRERRLADINRATDLAYNADLVIVAAINRYQVELAKAVLRKMKNMPMVLVSFASPYYLASIPQIDAYVCTYSYLNDSQEAAAKALLGLAPMTGRLPVTIPGYYAYGHRVGEEHASITSTASIAIQ, encoded by the coding sequence TTGGCAAAACCTATCCGCAATTTGTTAGCTGCATTGGTGTTAGCTGCCCTTCTGCCAACGATTAGTTATGCGGTACAACTGCCTGCTCCGGGTGAGCCGGTAGACGTTGAAAAAATCCTCGCTTCAATGACGATTGAAGAAAAAGTTGGTCAATTATTAATGATAGGTTTTGGTGGTACGAAAATAAATCGTCAAATAACTCATTGGCTGGTTAAGCGTCATGCTGGCAGTGTTGCCTTGTTTTCACGCAATATTGTAAATTTTGAACAAACCGCTCGTTTTACCAGAGAGCTGCATGAACTTACCAAAGATAATATTCCTATTTTCTTATCGTTAGACCAAGAAGGTGGCAACGTTGTACGCGTTAAAGACGGTGCCATGGTTCTTCCTGGTAACATGGCACTCGGCGCCACTCGCTCAAGCGTACTGGCTTATGTTGCTGGACAAGCATTAGGTGTTGATCTGCGCTTGTTAGGTTTTAATATGAATTTAGCACCAGTGCTTGATGTAAATTCTAATCCATCTAATCCAGTAATTGGCATTCGCTCATATGGGGAACGCCCAGAATTGGTTGGTAAACTAGGTGCATGGTTTGTACGAGGGCAACAAGAACAAGGTATTGTGGCCGTGGCAAAACATTTTCCGGGTCATGGTGATACCACTACTGATTCACATTTTTCGATGCCTTCAGTTAAAGCCAGCATGCAACGCCTGCAACAAATAGAGCTACATCCTTTCAGGCGTGCGATGAACGCTGGTCTTGATGCGGTTATGACTGCGCATATCGCCTTGCCTCGTATCGCCGAAACCGCTGATACCCCAGCAACACTTTCTCACGTTGTTCTCACGGATATATTACGTAAACGTTTAGATTTTGATGGCCTCATTCTTACTGATGGTCTTGAAATGCAGGGCATTATCGCACGTTACGGAGCCGGACGTGCGGCAGTCATGGCAATAAAAGCAGGCGCCGATATGACTATGGTCTTATGGATGCCTGATATGAAAGAAGAAGTATATCAAACCCTCTTAGCGGCAGCTCGCAGTTCTGAAATTTCTAAACAACGACTTGATGAATCAGTAAGACGCATATTAATGGTTAAAGCAAAGCGTCACCTATTTGATCGTAAGCTTGAACCGCTAAATGATTTACTTAGCCAACGTAATGAAAATCCGATTCACACTCGTGTTGCCGAGCGTATCGCACGTGAATCTGTTACTTTAGTTCGCAATAACGGTAATCTTTTACCCTTACAACCCATACCTTATCGTCGCGTTTTAGTAGTGGCCCCTCCTGGTCCATTTTTGCAGCGCATGGCCAAACAACGCAATATTGTCACTTTTAAAGTACCTTATGTTCCAAATCGTGAGCGCCGTTTGGCTGATATCAATCGTGCAACTGATTTAGCTTATAACGCTGATTTGGTAATCGTTGCAGCAATAAATCGCTATCAAGTAGAGCTTGCTAAGGCGGTTTTGCGCAAAATGAAAAATATGCCCATGGTGCTAGTAAGCTTTGCCTCACCATACTACTTGGCAAGCATTCCACAAATAGATGCCTATGTCTGTACATACAGCTATCTTAATGATTCTCAAGAAGCTGCCGCTAAGGCGCTACTTGGTTTAGCTCCTATGACCGGGAGACTTCCGGTAACGATTCCAGGGTATTACGCCTATGGACATCGTGTTGGTGAAGAACACGCCAGCATTACCTCAACCGCATCGATAGCAATACAATAA